One stretch of Argiope bruennichi chromosome 3, qqArgBrue1.1, whole genome shotgun sequence DNA includes these proteins:
- the LOC129962543 gene encoding cytochrome P450 3A24-like produces the protein MFLALLVIPSACFVVLIVRFVVNRRRHLSLFRDFGIPGPEPHFLSGNTDDLFSAPAPHEVISAWLKKYGDVFGYFAGEVPHIVVKDLDMLKQILIKDFEVFCDRPFGIDVEPYNKSLLGLKGRRWKEVRTILTPTFSSGKIKLMTEIVNKKVDITLDIVTGKAENNEMFDMYELVQGLTLDVIAACALAMTTHCQENPEDAFFNSVRDSFKHVNNRAIKFAMMFPFVADLMVFFNKFMTAGQMTSLVMDKVNTAISERCKNPKIKSMDLLQLMLDNRENEERNGKGMTDDEILANAFTFLIVGFDTTANALAFVFYLLIKHPDVQERLYEEIAEVEDANYSSIQNLQYLDQVFSESLRIYPPVTLFISRFFNQDHKVGSIIIPEGTTVMVPVWDIHHDPELWPEPWKFDPDRFSLENRTSLNSMAYMPFGAGRRNCIGARFALLEAKLAVFRLLKQFKFEACEKTEDPLTLVCPTVVINPANGVYLKATPRTGTI, from the exons ATGTTTTTGGCACTTCTGGTGATTCCGTCAGCTTGCTTCGTTGTCCTGATTGTCCGCTTCGTTGTGAACAGACGTCGGCATCTCAGTTTGTTCAGGGACTTTGGCATTCCAGGTCCGGAACCTCACTTTCTGTCTGGCAACACGGACGACCTCTTCAGCGCGCCCGCACCGCATGAGGTCATTTCCGCCTGGCTGAAGAAGTACGGAGATGTCTTCGGATATTTTGCGGGTGAAGTGCCTCACATCGTGGTGAAAGATCTCGATATGCTTAAACAG ATTCTCATCAAGGATTTCGAGGTATTTTGTGATCGACCTTTTGGCATAGACGTAGAACCTTACAACAAGTCTCTGTTAGGCTTGAAAGGCAGGAGATGGAAAGAGGTGCGTACCATCCTCACGCCGACTTTTTCTTCTGGCAAAATCAAACTCATGACTGAAATCGTTAACAAAAAG GTGGATATCACCTTGGATATAGTGACGGGAAAAGCAGAAAACAATGAAATGTTCGATATGTACGAGCTGGTACAGGGACTGACCTTGGATGTGATAGCAGCTTGCGCCCTTGCGATGACGACGCACTGTCAGGAAAATCCAGAAGATGCCTTTTTCAATTCA GTAAGGGATTCCTTCAAACATGTCAATAATCGTGCAATAAAGTTCGCCATGATGTTTCCATTCGTAGCTGACCTTATGGTCTTCTTCAATAAGTTCATGACAGCCGGACAGATGACTTCTCTTGTCATGGACAAAGTGAACACAGCTATTTCTGAGAGATGTAAGAATCCAAAAATCAAGAGTATGGACCTCTTGCAGTTGATGCTCGACAACCGCGAAAATG AGGAGAGAAACGGAAAAGGGATGACAGACGACGAGATACTCGCCAACGCATTCACTTTCCTGATTGTCGGTTTCGATACGACTGCTAATGCTTTGGCTTTTGTGTTCTATCTGCTCATAAAGCACCCCGATGTGCAGGAGCGACTGTATGAAGAGATAGCTGAAGTAGAAGATGCCAATTACAGCTCTATTCAAA atctCCAATATTTGGACCAAGTCTTCAGCGAATCTCTGCGAATCTATCCTCCCGTCACATTATTCATATCTAGGTTCTTCAACCAGGACCATAAGGTGGGCTCGATAATCATACCGGAAGGAACTACAGTCATGGTTCCAGTTTGGGACATCCATCACGATCCAGAGTTGTGGCCAGAACCATGGAAGTTCGATCCGGATCGCTTTTCCCTAGAAAACAGGACGTCTCTGAACAGCATGGCCTACATGCCTTTCGGCGCAGGCAGAAGAAATTGTATAGGTGCCAGATTTGCTTTGTTAGAGGCAAAACTTGCAGTGTTTAGACTTTTGAAGCAGTTCAAGTTCGAAGCGTGTGAAAAGACTGAAGATCCTCTAACTTTAGTGTGTCCAACAGTTGTTATTAATCCGGCTAACGGAGTTTATTTGAAAGCTACCCCAAGGACTGGTACAATTTAA